The Rubrivirga sp. SAORIC476 genome contains a region encoding:
- a CDS encoding T9SS type A sorting domain-containing protein, with product MCSPASCLLVAAALAVAVPVHAQTFHSLDEYAALSELTVRAVSDDGLTVVGSAQSSRGVEAFRWTARDGIEWLGDLPGGGFRSFALAVSEDGSVVVGGSTSASGTEAFRWSAGGGMVGLGDLPGGAFASVARGVSADGAVVVGGGVSASGEEAFRWTSAGMTGLGDLGGGAFQSTAYAVSGDGRVVVGGGTSGDGPEAFRWTEAAGLEGLGDLAEGLFASVATGASQTGAVIVGEGTSALGAEAFRWTEEDEGEGERVMRGLGSLNTATPLSRALAVSADGTTVVGETRASSGSLVAFRWTLANEMEEIGSFSDPVFPAVATGVSANGSVVVGEDDGSPISGYRWTSGVGVQVIEDLPDGPAVLDWDIRAVSGDGRAIVGRARPSSGSVPQALRWSDAGGFEWIGAFPSGDGRSDGNATSRDGSVVVGGSRTDAQFQAFRQSAGAGFESLGGVNAVATGVSDDGMVVVGEHFDQSVAFRWTEDDGMIPLGDLPGGNAQSEASAVSADGEVVVGTGWSDDGIEAFRWASGAMVGLGDLPGGQFRSYAYDVSADGSTVVGESLSSGTSFAFGYEAFRWTSGGGMQALGLGPGATFSTATHVMGDGAAVFGVAGRTGRSVAMVWETGGRTVRQMLEADYGLDLTGWQLERVDGVSDDGMTIVGTGTNPQGQRVRWRALLGDAPPPQTSLTDDTAPGAEALAVSSTAPFAVGDRVTIGPGSATEETRTVVGFGSLRLDAPLQFAHAAGEAVVVAGRSTSAEADDHWAFALATHPNPTGGAATVRLTLAASAHVHVEVFDALGRRVARLHDGPLAAGDHLFALDATGLPAGLYLVRAQTEAEAITRRLTVVR from the coding sequence ATGTGCTCTCCTGCCTCCTGCCTTCTCGTCGCCGCCGCGCTGGCCGTTGCAGTCCCGGTTCACGCCCAGACGTTCCACTCGCTCGACGAATACGCGGCTCTGAGCGAACTGACCGTCCGTGCCGTCTCGGACGACGGCCTGACCGTCGTCGGCAGCGCGCAGTCGTCGCGCGGGGTCGAGGCGTTTCGCTGGACCGCGCGCGACGGTATCGAGTGGCTGGGCGACCTGCCGGGCGGTGGGTTCCGGAGCTTCGCCCTCGCGGTCTCCGAAGACGGGAGCGTCGTCGTGGGCGGCAGCACGTCGGCGAGCGGCACCGAGGCGTTCCGGTGGAGCGCGGGCGGCGGCATGGTCGGGCTGGGCGACCTGCCGGGCGGCGCGTTCGCCAGCGTCGCCCGCGGCGTGTCGGCCGACGGCGCCGTCGTCGTCGGGGGCGGCGTCTCGGCGTCCGGGGAAGAGGCGTTCCGCTGGACGTCGGCGGGCATGACCGGGCTGGGCGACCTCGGCGGCGGGGCCTTCCAGAGCACCGCGTACGCCGTCTCCGGCGACGGGCGCGTCGTGGTCGGCGGCGGGACGAGCGGCGACGGCCCCGAGGCCTTTCGGTGGACCGAGGCGGCCGGACTGGAGGGCCTGGGCGACCTCGCGGAGGGCCTCTTCGCGAGCGTCGCGACCGGGGCTTCGCAGACCGGCGCTGTCATCGTCGGCGAGGGCACGTCGGCGCTCGGGGCGGAGGCCTTCCGCTGGACCGAGGAGGACGAGGGCGAGGGGGAGCGCGTGATGCGCGGGCTCGGCAGCCTCAACACGGCCACGCCCCTCAGCCGCGCCCTCGCGGTCTCGGCCGATGGAACGACCGTCGTCGGCGAGACGCGGGCCAGCTCGGGATCGCTCGTCGCCTTCCGCTGGACCCTGGCCAACGAGATGGAGGAGATCGGCAGCTTCTCGGACCCCGTCTTCCCCGCCGTCGCGACCGGCGTCTCCGCCAACGGCAGCGTGGTCGTCGGCGAGGACGACGGCAGCCCGATCTCCGGCTACCGGTGGACCAGCGGCGTCGGCGTGCAGGTGATCGAGGACCTGCCCGACGGGCCGGCGGTGCTCGACTGGGACATCCGGGCCGTCTCTGGCGACGGCCGGGCGATCGTCGGGCGGGCCCGCCCTTCGAGCGGCTCCGTGCCCCAGGCGCTCCGCTGGAGCGACGCGGGCGGTTTCGAGTGGATCGGCGCCTTCCCGTCCGGGGATGGGCGGAGCGACGGCAACGCCACCTCGCGCGACGGGAGCGTGGTCGTCGGCGGCAGCCGCACCGACGCGCAGTTCCAGGCGTTCCGCCAGTCGGCCGGCGCAGGGTTCGAGTCGCTGGGCGGCGTGAACGCCGTGGCGACCGGCGTCTCGGACGACGGCATGGTCGTCGTCGGTGAGCACTTCGACCAGAGCGTCGCCTTCCGGTGGACCGAGGACGACGGAATGATCCCCCTCGGCGACCTGCCGGGCGGCAACGCCCAGAGCGAAGCCAGCGCGGTCTCGGCCGACGGCGAGGTCGTCGTCGGCACGGGCTGGTCCGACGATGGGATCGAGGCCTTCCGGTGGGCGTCGGGCGCGATGGTGGGCCTCGGCGACCTGCCGGGGGGCCAGTTCCGCAGCTACGCCTACGACGTCTCCGCCGACGGCTCGACGGTGGTGGGCGAGAGCCTCTCGTCGGGCACCAGCTTCGCCTTCGGCTACGAGGCGTTCCGCTGGACGAGCGGCGGCGGGATGCAGGCCCTCGGGCTCGGCCCCGGCGCCACCTTCTCGACCGCCACGCACGTCATGGGCGACGGGGCCGCCGTGTTCGGCGTGGCCGGGCGGACGGGCCGCAGCGTCGCCATGGTGTGGGAGACCGGCGGCCGGACCGTCCGCCAGATGCTCGAAGCCGACTATGGCCTCGACCTCACTGGCTGGCAGCTCGAACGCGTCGACGGCGTCTCGGACGACGGGATGACGATCGTCGGAACAGGCACGAACCCGCAGGGCCAGCGGGTGCGCTGGCGCGCGCTCCTCGGCGACGCACCGCCGCCTCAGACCTCACTCACCGACGACACCGCGCCCGGCGCCGAGGCGCTCGCGGTCAGCAGCACCGCCCCCTTCGCCGTCGGCGACCGTGTCACCATCGGCCCCGGCAGCGCGACCGAGGAGACGCGGACCGTCGTCGGGTTCGGGTCGCTCCGCCTCGACGCGCCGCTCCAGTTCGCCCACGCCGCCGGGGAGGCCGTCGTCGTCGCAGGCCGGTCGACGAGCGCGGAGGCCGACGACCACTGGGCGTTCGCCCTCGCGACGCACCCCAACCCGACCGGCGGGGCCGCTACTGTCCGCCTCACCCTCGCGGCCTCGGCCCACGTCCACGTCGAGGTGTTCGACGCGCTGGGGCGGCGGGTGGCCCGGCTCCACGACGGTCCGCTCGCGGCCGGCGACCACCTCTTCGCGTTGGACGCGACCGGGCTCCCGGCAGGCCTCTACCTCGTCCGCGCCCAGACGGAGGCGGAGGCGATCACGCGGCGGCTCACGGTCGTGCGCTGA